A stretch of Verrucomicrobiota bacterium DNA encodes these proteins:
- a CDS encoding YihY family inner membrane protein — translation MSKKSFARLARIVTGAFGAAGDETFSLEAGLSRFEKFVHFWVLVVGSFRRNRCPVRASALSFTTLLALIPMLAVAMSVTTMFLKSEGQGQIESFIEKFVEQMIPTPMAETSGSPDAAESPDTNAPPAVPPGNDLVTTAVGESKPTESAGQTNAPASPIRDERVVAVQKKAAGKIHEFIQNAYSGRIGVVGVVFLLWTAIVMLTRVEETFNDIWGVTQGRNWLSRVVLYWATITLGPLLLVGALGLATGSHFQKTRAFITDVPFVEPVFSQLLPVIVITITFALFYKLMPNTRVQFGAALVGGALAGTAWHLFNVFSLYVGSRAVNASKIYGSLALVPLLMLGLYTVWVIVLFGAQVAYAYQNRESYLQEKLAENVNQRGREFVALRLMTCIGQRFNRGQPPPTVREMSRELGIPSKLVQQVLQTLLAARLVVEVSGTEGGYSPARPLEAINGHHILLAMRATQGQELVTRDEPVRLEVYGEFARIQAAEKAAASSVTMLALVNRAQARLEIASPTVPEKEINATTGVVEVTELPNEPALATVPEVTPTEDGIKPASPQLRATTGPMAEVSTDDNQTFPL, via the coding sequence ATGTCGAAAAAATCTTTTGCCCGTCTCGCGCGCATTGTAACTGGCGCTTTTGGCGCAGCAGGCGACGAGACGTTTTCTCTGGAAGCCGGCCTGTCGCGGTTCGAGAAGTTCGTCCACTTCTGGGTGCTGGTGGTGGGCAGCTTTCGGCGCAACCGCTGTCCGGTCCGCGCCTCCGCGCTTTCCTTCACCACGCTGCTCGCGCTCATCCCCATGCTCGCCGTGGCCATGAGCGTCACCACCATGTTTCTCAAGTCCGAGGGACAGGGGCAGATTGAGTCATTCATCGAGAAGTTCGTGGAACAGATGATCCCGACGCCGATGGCTGAAACGAGCGGCTCGCCTGACGCCGCGGAGTCTCCAGACACGAACGCGCCGCCAGCAGTTCCACCCGGCAACGACTTGGTAACGACGGCTGTCGGTGAAAGCAAGCCGACGGAGAGCGCTGGCCAGACGAATGCCCCGGCGTCGCCGATTCGTGACGAGCGTGTGGTGGCCGTGCAAAAAAAAGCGGCGGGTAAAATCCATGAATTCATCCAAAACGCGTACAGCGGCCGGATTGGCGTGGTGGGGGTGGTGTTCCTGTTGTGGACGGCGATCGTGATGTTGACGCGCGTGGAAGAAACGTTCAACGACATCTGGGGCGTGACGCAAGGGCGAAACTGGCTTTCCCGCGTTGTGCTGTATTGGGCGACGATCACGCTCGGGCCGCTGCTGCTGGTTGGGGCGCTGGGATTGGCCACGGGATCGCATTTTCAGAAGACGCGCGCTTTCATCACCGATGTGCCATTTGTCGAACCGGTGTTCTCCCAACTGCTGCCGGTGATCGTGATCACGATCACTTTTGCGCTCTTCTACAAATTGATGCCCAACACCAGGGTGCAGTTCGGCGCGGCGCTGGTGGGCGGCGCGCTCGCGGGAACGGCGTGGCACCTGTTCAACGTGTTCAGTCTCTATGTCGGGTCGCGCGCCGTGAACGCCAGCAAAATCTACGGCAGTCTCGCGCTCGTGCCCTTGCTCATGCTCGGACTTTACACCGTGTGGGTGATCGTGCTGTTCGGCGCGCAAGTGGCCTACGCGTACCAGAATCGCGAATCATATTTGCAGGAAAAGCTCGCCGAGAATGTGAATCAACGCGGGCGCGAGTTCGTGGCGTTACGGCTGATGACGTGCATCGGCCAGCGGTTTAATCGCGGCCAGCCGCCGCCCACGGTGCGGGAAATGTCCCGCGAGCTCGGCATCCCGAGCAAGCTTGTGCAGCAGGTTTTGCAGACGTTGCTCGCCGCGCGGCTCGTGGTGGAAGTCTCCGGAACGGAGGGCGGTTATTCCCCGGCGCGCCCACTCGAAGCGATCAACGGCCATCACATCCTGCTCGCCATGCGCGCCACACAGGGGCAGGAATTGGTCACGCGTGATGAACCGGTGCGCCTGGAGGTTTATGGCGAGTTCGCCCGCATCCAGGCGGCGGAAAAGGCGGCGGCGTCATCGGTCACGATGCTGGCACTGGTCAACCGCGCGCAGGCGCGTTTGGAGATCGCGTCGCCAACCGTACCGGAAAAGGAAATCAATGCGACGACCGGCGTGGTCGAGGTGACGGAATTGCCCAACGAACCGGCTTTGGCCACAGTGCCCGAAGTTACGCCGACGGAAGACGGAATTAAACCCGCTTCACCCCAGCTACGCGCAACGACCGGCCCCATGGCCGAGGTCTCCACCGACGACAACCAAACCTTTCCTTTATGA
- the ald gene encoding alanine dehydrogenase — protein MIIGVPKEIKEYEYRVALLPSAAYQLIKRGHSVVVERGAGAGAGFPDAEYEQAGAKLVAAHTAVFEQAELIVKVKEPLPGEYSLLRAGQLLFTYLHLAASKPLTQALLESGVIALAYETVEVNRRLPLLEPMSEIAGRMSVLVGGYFLARHIGGSGVLLGGVPGVLPGKVVVLGGGTSGINAARMAQGLGADVTILEVDWERMRFLDITLHTAHTLYSNEAHMMELLPEVDLLIGAVLVPGARAPKLINREMLRRMGPGSVLVDIAIDQGGCAETSRPTTHHDPVFVEEGVIHYCVANMPGAYARTATQALTNVTYRYIEMLADHGLAETCQRLPAFISGINVMAGKVTHKAVAEAHGMPYSPPEFE, from the coding sequence ATGATTATTGGCGTCCCCAAGGAGATTAAGGAGTACGAGTATCGCGTGGCGCTGTTGCCATCGGCCGCCTATCAACTGATCAAGCGCGGCCATTCGGTGGTGGTGGAGCGCGGGGCGGGCGCCGGCGCGGGTTTTCCGGACGCCGAATACGAACAGGCCGGCGCGAAGTTGGTGGCCGCGCACACCGCGGTGTTCGAACAGGCCGAGCTCATTGTGAAGGTGAAGGAGCCCTTGCCCGGCGAATACTCTTTGCTGCGAGCGGGTCAGTTGCTGTTCACGTATCTTCACCTCGCCGCGAGCAAACCACTCACCCAGGCTCTCCTCGAATCCGGTGTCATCGCGTTGGCGTACGAGACCGTGGAAGTTAATCGCCGCCTGCCGCTGCTCGAACCGATGAGCGAAATTGCCGGGCGGATGAGTGTGCTGGTGGGTGGCTACTTTCTGGCCAGACACATCGGCGGCAGCGGCGTGTTGCTGGGTGGCGTGCCGGGTGTGTTGCCGGGAAAGGTGGTGGTGCTGGGTGGTGGCACCTCGGGCATCAACGCGGCACGCATGGCCCAGGGGCTTGGCGCGGACGTAACGATTCTCGAAGTGGACTGGGAGCGGATGCGTTTTCTGGACATCACACTGCACACGGCCCACACACTTTACTCGAACGAAGCGCATATGATGGAGCTTCTGCCAGAAGTGGACCTGCTCATCGGTGCGGTGCTGGTGCCCGGTGCCCGAGCGCCGAAATTGATCAACAGGGAAATGTTGCGCCGGATGGGACCCGGCAGCGTGCTGGTGGACATCGCGATCGACCAGGGCGGTTGCGCCGAAACTTCCCGTCCCACCACCCACCATGATCCCGTATTTGTGGAGGAGGGTGTGATTCATTATTGCGTGGCGAACATGCCGGGCGCTTATGCGCGCACCGCAACGCAGGCGCTGACCAATGTGACCTATCGCTATATCGAGATGTTAGCCGATCACGGCCTTGCGGAAACGTGCCAGCGACTACCGGCCTTTATTAGCGGCATCAATGTGATGGCGGGAAAAGTCACACACAAGGCCGTCGCCGAAGCGCACGGAATGCCGTATTCACCACCCGAGTTCGAGTGA